Proteins encoded together in one Myxococcus stipitatus window:
- a CDS encoding helix-turn-helix domain-containing protein: MSRRAEGRAWGGLRVESRTAPPGRVLLTALPEHVLSLHVGPPARLTCHSRQRYVAGDTSLFPEGFSGTWVEEAPRREVRVRLAPALLRSVAEDLGLPPFRATLSLQHRFRDARVEHIVQALEADRASGRPNGRLYTEGLGLALASHLLRHFAAPGATQRPFSPLQARRVRDYIEAHLDQNLSLVRLARVVDLSTSHFRTLFKRTFGLPVHQYVIQRRVERARMLLQEGGLPLAQVALEAGFAHQSHLARHMRRLVGVAPSAFARGPRTRR; this comes from the coding sequence ATGTCTCGCCGTGCCGAGGGCCGCGCGTGGGGTGGGCTGAGGGTCGAGTCGCGCACGGCGCCGCCTGGGCGGGTCCTGCTCACGGCGTTGCCCGAACACGTGCTGTCGCTCCACGTGGGGCCTCCGGCCCGGCTCACCTGTCATTCACGACAGCGCTACGTCGCGGGGGACACCTCGCTGTTCCCCGAGGGCTTCTCCGGGACCTGGGTCGAGGAGGCGCCCAGGCGCGAGGTGCGGGTGCGACTGGCTCCCGCGCTCTTGCGGAGCGTGGCGGAGGACCTGGGGCTCCCGCCCTTCCGTGCGACCCTGTCGCTCCAGCACCGGTTCCGCGACGCGCGGGTCGAGCACATCGTGCAGGCGCTCGAGGCGGACCGCGCCTCGGGGCGCCCGAATGGGAGGCTCTACACGGAAGGATTGGGCCTGGCCCTGGCGTCCCATCTGCTGCGCCACTTCGCGGCCCCTGGCGCCACCCAGCGCCCGTTCTCGCCGCTCCAGGCGCGACGCGTGCGGGACTACATCGAGGCGCACCTGGACCAGAACCTCTCCCTGGTCCGGCTCGCCCGGGTCGTCGACCTGAGCACGTCCCACTTCAGGACGCTGTTCAAGCGGACCTTCGGCCTGCCCGTGCACCAGTACGTCATCCAGCGGCGCGTGGAGCGGGCCAGGATGCTCCTCCAGGAAGGCGGCCTGCCCCTCGCTCAGGTGGCGCTCGAGGCGGGCTTCGCGCACCAGAGCCACCTGGCGCGCCACATGCGAAGGCTCGTCGGCGTGGCGCCCTCGGCCTTCGCGCGGGGGCCTCGGACCCGACGCTGA
- a CDS encoding alpha/beta fold hydrolase, which translates to MRSLLVWSTLLLLACRSTPSPAPPPKAPVPARCGAEQPTDGARLAVGDGVSLWYKVAGNPSGPVVVFLHGGPGYNAYAFEKAVGALLEPHVRMVYLDQRGCARSWFPARPEQLGMRPTIEDIEKLRVHLGARRLYVMGHSFGGLVALEYQRAHPESVEGLMLVETTGNLSRALEHQLATLAARAPEAFPAQASQLQALARSTDAPFQRILAAYGLVGRLPLQRQLHFASDEGQRRNETWDDESGLMACNSGPVAARYSADGDLDSSHPELMKPLSVPTLVFGGRKSEVIGAEALQEAARAWNAEVRWFENSGHFIYVEEPEAFAQAVVEFVTRR; encoded by the coding sequence ATGCGCTCGCTCCTGGTCTGGTCCACCCTCCTCCTGCTGGCATGCAGGAGCACTCCGTCCCCCGCGCCTCCGCCCAAGGCCCCGGTCCCGGCGCGATGTGGCGCCGAGCAGCCCACGGATGGAGCACGGCTCGCGGTCGGTGACGGCGTGTCCCTCTGGTACAAGGTGGCGGGGAACCCCTCGGGGCCCGTGGTCGTCTTCCTGCACGGCGGCCCCGGATACAACGCCTACGCGTTCGAGAAGGCTGTCGGCGCGCTGCTCGAGCCTCACGTCCGGATGGTCTACCTGGACCAACGGGGCTGTGCGCGCTCGTGGTTCCCCGCGCGTCCCGAGCAGCTCGGAATGCGTCCCACCATCGAGGACATCGAGAAGCTACGTGTCCACCTGGGGGCGCGCCGACTCTACGTCATGGGCCATTCCTTCGGCGGGCTCGTCGCGCTCGAATACCAGCGCGCCCATCCCGAGAGTGTCGAGGGGCTGATGCTCGTGGAGACGACCGGCAACCTGTCTCGCGCGCTGGAGCACCAGCTCGCGACGCTGGCCGCGCGAGCCCCCGAGGCCTTCCCCGCCCAGGCGAGCCAGCTCCAAGCGCTCGCGCGGAGCACGGACGCGCCGTTCCAACGAATCCTCGCGGCCTATGGGCTGGTGGGCAGGCTCCCGCTCCAGCGTCAGCTGCACTTCGCTTCGGATGAGGGCCAGCGACGCAATGAAACCTGGGACGACGAGTCGGGACTCATGGCCTGCAACAGCGGCCCGGTCGCCGCCAGGTACTCCGCGGATGGCGACCTCGATTCATCCCACCCGGAGCTGATGAAGCCCCTGTCGGTCCCCACCCTCGTCTTCGGAGGGCGCAAGAGCGAGGTCATCGGAGCGGAGGCCCTCCAGGAGGCGGCGCGGGCCTGGAATGCGGAGGTCCGCTGGTTCGAGAACAGCGGCCACTTCATCTACGTCGAAGAGCCCGAGGCCTTCGCCCAGGCGGTGGTCGAGTTCGTCACCCGGCGCTGA
- a CDS encoding helix-turn-helix domain-containing protein, with product MDVNARIAQRVRALRDERSLSLEALAERSGVSRSNISLIERGQSSPTAVVLDKLSAALGVTLASLFEDAPPDTAAPSPLARVTQQPIWKDPSSGYLRRNLSPPVGSPLQLVEVRFPAGQRVAYESASRDADIHQQVWLLEGVMELTVGESHWRLAAGDCLAMRLDRPIVFRNPTRKPARYLVALVTLPPMFPRRKE from the coding sequence ATGGACGTCAACGCCCGCATCGCCCAGCGCGTGCGCGCCCTGCGTGACGAGCGGAGCCTCTCGCTGGAGGCCCTGGCCGAGCGCAGCGGCGTGAGCCGCTCGAACATCTCGCTCATCGAGCGGGGCCAGAGCAGCCCCACGGCGGTGGTGCTCGACAAGCTGTCCGCCGCCCTGGGCGTCACGCTGGCCTCCCTCTTCGAGGACGCACCTCCAGACACCGCCGCGCCCTCCCCCCTGGCGCGCGTGACGCAGCAGCCCATCTGGAAGGACCCGTCGTCGGGCTACCTGCGCCGCAACCTCTCGCCGCCCGTCGGCTCGCCCCTCCAGCTCGTCGAGGTGCGCTTCCCCGCCGGACAGCGCGTGGCCTACGAGAGCGCCTCCCGCGACGCCGACATCCATCAGCAGGTGTGGCTGCTGGAAGGCGTGATGGAGCTGACCGTGGGCGAGTCGCACTGGCGGCTGGCCGCGGGCGATTGCCTCGCCATGCGGCTGGACCGCCCCATCGTCTTCCGCAACCCCACCCGCAAGCCGGCGCGCTACCTCGTTGCCCTGGTGACGCTGCCGCCCATGTTCCCCAGGAGGAAGGAATGA
- a CDS encoding GNAT family N-acetyltransferase, with amino-acid sequence MSEDVRIRRVGATEAPSRVESLADLLVDCVEGGASVSFMWPLPREKAVAFWRTVAEGVTRGERALLVAEDGEGHLLGTVQLLLSLPENQPHRADVAKMLVHRQARRRGVAARLMAAVEHEARREGRTVLVLDTVTGGDAERLYARAGWQRVGEVPHYALMPDGMPCSTTYFYKHL; translated from the coding sequence ATGAGCGAGGACGTGAGGATTCGCCGAGTCGGCGCCACCGAGGCCCCCTCGCGCGTGGAGTCCCTGGCGGACCTGCTCGTGGACTGCGTCGAGGGCGGCGCCTCGGTGAGCTTCATGTGGCCCCTCCCCCGAGAGAAGGCCGTGGCCTTCTGGCGCACCGTCGCCGAGGGCGTCACTCGGGGCGAGCGCGCCCTGCTCGTCGCGGAGGATGGCGAGGGGCACCTGCTGGGCACCGTCCAGCTCCTCCTCTCGCTGCCCGAAAATCAGCCCCACCGCGCCGACGTCGCGAAGATGCTCGTCCACCGCCAGGCCCGCAGACGCGGCGTCGCCGCTCGACTGATGGCGGCCGTCGAGCACGAGGCCCGCCGCGAAGGAAGGACGGTCCTCGTCCTCGACACGGTGACGGGGGGCGACGCGGAGCGGCTCTATGCGCGCGCCGGCTGGCAGCGCGTGGGCGAGGTGCCCCACTATGCCCTGATGCCCGACGGCATGCCCTGCTCGACGACCTACTTCTACAAACACCTCTGA
- a CDS encoding M1 family metallopeptidase has translation MNVVTRKAIALLSLTGLWACGPTLDSEPTPAPEMETLGQTQESLSCASLGESTQLNACPELCALVNHLPLPQPRASLSRNILTTSLDVKLDTLSATAAIQVAPSLATGLSLKVGKIQVTGVRSRCGALNYTVQDGQLDIGMPIWASTVLIDYTFEETPDFDGYMPTGSTFLWPSFCANLFPCHPALADGVKFSLKVSNAPAGKTVVYPTRIPADAPAYMLAWAVGDYTEIPLGSTTAGTQVSVWHLPGEAEVATAGTLHLKDAVDFFERQYGAYTFGGKVGSVSANWGPGAYGGMEHHPYWHVASDAMDDKLVHQHEAAHGWYGNGVRIQCWEDFVLSEGTAEYLTARSVRATEGADAEAAVWTQWRAELERAVSRGDTYALPDSTCNAIDILTHPLWSNIPYKKGAFFYRALEQQIGTEAIDRVLARFYRQHVGRTARMQQFLDLVKAETGQDPTALANAWLRGLGIPAATP, from the coding sequence ATGAACGTCGTGACGAGAAAAGCCATCGCCCTCCTGTCCCTCACCGGCCTCTGGGCCTGTGGCCCCACCCTGGACTCCGAGCCCACACCCGCGCCGGAGATGGAGACGCTGGGGCAGACGCAAGAATCCCTCTCCTGCGCGTCGCTCGGCGAGAGCACGCAGCTCAATGCCTGTCCCGAGCTGTGCGCGCTGGTGAATCACCTGCCGCTGCCGCAGCCCCGGGCGAGCCTGTCGCGCAACATCCTCACCACCTCGCTGGACGTGAAGCTCGACACGCTGAGCGCCACCGCCGCCATCCAGGTGGCGCCGTCGCTGGCGACGGGCCTGTCGCTGAAGGTGGGGAAGATCCAGGTCACGGGCGTGCGCAGCCGCTGTGGCGCGCTGAACTACACGGTGCAGGACGGCCAGCTCGACATCGGCATGCCCATCTGGGCGAGCACCGTGCTCATCGACTACACCTTCGAGGAGACGCCTGACTTCGACGGCTACATGCCCACGGGCAGCACGTTCCTGTGGCCGTCCTTCTGCGCGAACCTCTTCCCCTGCCACCCCGCGCTGGCGGACGGCGTGAAGTTCTCGCTGAAGGTGAGCAACGCGCCCGCGGGCAAGACGGTCGTCTACCCGACGCGGATTCCCGCGGACGCACCGGCCTACATGCTGGCCTGGGCGGTGGGCGACTACACCGAGATTCCCCTGGGCAGCACCACGGCGGGAACGCAGGTCTCCGTGTGGCACCTGCCCGGCGAGGCGGAGGTCGCGACCGCCGGCACGCTCCACCTGAAGGACGCGGTGGACTTCTTCGAGCGCCAGTACGGCGCGTACACGTTCGGCGGCAAGGTGGGTTCGGTGTCCGCGAACTGGGGCCCGGGCGCGTACGGCGGCATGGAGCACCACCCGTACTGGCACGTGGCGTCGGACGCCATGGATGACAAGCTGGTGCACCAGCACGAGGCCGCCCATGGCTGGTATGGCAATGGCGTCCGCATCCAGTGCTGGGAGGACTTCGTCCTCTCCGAGGGCACCGCCGAGTACCTCACCGCCCGCTCCGTGCGCGCCACCGAGGGCGCCGACGCCGAGGCCGCCGTCTGGACGCAGTGGCGCGCCGAGTTGGAGCGCGCCGTCTCGCGCGGTGACACCTACGCCCTGCCGGACTCCACCTGCAACGCCATCGACATCCTCACCCATCCGCTCTGGTCCAACATCCCCTACAAGAAGGGCGCGTTCTTCTACAGGGCGCTGGAGCAGCAGATCGGCACCGAGGCCATCGACCGCGTGCTGGCGCGCTTCTACCGCCAGCACGTGGGGCGCACCGCGCGCATGCAGCAGTTCCTGGACCTCGTGAAGGCGGAGACGGGCCAGGACCCGACGGCTCTCGCGAACGCCTGGCTGCGCGGCCTGGGCATCCCCGCCGCCACGCCCTGA
- a CDS encoding quinone oxidoreductase family protein yields the protein MKAVVFDEMGPPMEVLRLREVPEPEPREGEVLLEMRMASINPGDALFIQGLYPEPKKPTLPGQIAGNHGAGVITRVGKGVSWEPGTLVTFSHFDSWSETVAVPAERLIRLPPDYPLEKAAQFFNIVTAWDMLEWVDPRPGQWLVLTAGHSTVAMMVAQLARLRDVNVVSVVRRRLPGVDLERFGASAVLELSEGLSVLDERLRALTGGAGLHGIIDAVGGPLLGSLIQQTAMGGRVVVYGGQSPERFSLHNFDVLMKDLQLRAYVYRYFSDPPRKEDQALLERLAHLTAPASFHVPFGQAHALEDFRVAVEETLLRPEAGKRFFRMGSSQRR from the coding sequence ATGAAGGCGGTTGTGTTCGACGAGATGGGTCCACCGATGGAGGTGCTGCGGCTGCGCGAGGTCCCCGAGCCGGAGCCGCGCGAGGGCGAGGTGCTCCTGGAGATGCGCATGGCCTCCATCAACCCGGGTGACGCCCTCTTCATCCAGGGGCTCTACCCGGAGCCGAAGAAGCCCACCCTTCCAGGGCAGATCGCCGGCAACCATGGAGCGGGCGTCATCACCCGTGTGGGCAAGGGTGTCTCGTGGGAGCCGGGGACGCTCGTGACGTTCAGCCACTTCGACTCCTGGTCGGAGACCGTGGCCGTCCCCGCCGAGCGGCTCATCCGCCTGCCGCCGGACTATCCGCTGGAGAAGGCCGCCCAGTTCTTCAACATCGTCACCGCGTGGGACATGCTCGAGTGGGTCGACCCGCGCCCGGGGCAGTGGCTGGTGCTCACGGCGGGCCACTCCACCGTGGCGATGATGGTGGCGCAGCTGGCCCGACTTCGTGACGTGAACGTCGTCTCCGTGGTGCGGCGGCGCCTGCCCGGCGTGGACCTGGAGCGGTTCGGCGCGTCCGCGGTCCTGGAGCTCTCGGAGGGCCTGTCCGTGCTGGACGAGCGGCTCCGAGCGCTCACCGGCGGCGCCGGGCTCCACGGTATCATCGACGCGGTGGGAGGGCCCCTCCTGGGCTCTCTCATCCAGCAGACTGCCATGGGTGGCCGCGTGGTCGTGTACGGAGGCCAGAGCCCGGAGCGCTTCTCCCTCCACAACTTCGACGTCTTGATGAAGGACCTCCAGCTGCGCGCGTACGTGTACCGGTATTTCTCCGACCCGCCGAGGAAGGAGGACCAGGCGCTGCTCGAACGGCTCGCGCACCTCACCGCGCCCGCCAGCTTCCACGTCCCCTTCGGACAGGCCCACGCGCTGGAGGACTTCCGCGTCGCCGTGGAGGAGACCCTCCTGCGCCCCGAGGCGGGCAAGCGCTTCTTCCGGATGGGGAGTTCGCAGCGTCGATGA
- a CDS encoding tetratricopeptide repeat protein, with protein sequence MSSVCLLLAVGWPAAAKEAPETSRPLWGDLAPGPHAVGYQVLHRFDTSRTWAATHPYGKDFTPDLSGRPMRISVWYPAARATGRKLRFEDYFRAGTAPKGFAAIEALLAERDGGTHERNFRATYPALAATPVGAVANAPAAPGRFPLVLTTGGQGAMLTTNATLAEYLASHGYVVATVFTLGPSSDEPSLGLSPAEVDITVRDFEFTWSVVRALPNVDPSRVAMVGHSLGGSAALLFAMRNTNVSAVVGLDGTYGFPHPPADPGILSVTQGYHHAPRKLRAALLDLRRQQPYIDLSAVHSYKHSDRYLVTLTQMFHTSFTEGTLHQRFSPEFPANPEGTTPRSSGEGFTWSCALIEAFLDLQLRADASGLTRMKEAVARNPRATFAHEPALPARPPPAVVLDQVEARGLDAVIATVEQLRRELPEEPVVEESVFVALGYSLLGQGKPARAIPAFQLAAHFHPASANAYDSLGDGYSAADRKEEARKAYERAIQLIPNDPALATAESKAGLLSESTRKLKALTP encoded by the coding sequence ATGTCCAGTGTCTGTCTGCTTCTGGCCGTGGGGTGGCCCGCGGCGGCGAAGGAAGCCCCGGAGACGTCCAGGCCCCTATGGGGGGACCTCGCCCCCGGGCCCCATGCCGTGGGCTACCAGGTCCTCCATCGGTTCGACACGAGTCGCACCTGGGCCGCGACCCACCCCTACGGCAAGGACTTCACGCCGGACCTGAGCGGCCGCCCCATGCGCATCAGCGTCTGGTACCCGGCGGCCCGCGCCACCGGCCGGAAGCTGCGCTTCGAGGACTACTTCCGCGCGGGCACCGCCCCCAAGGGGTTCGCAGCCATCGAGGCCCTCCTCGCCGAGCGGGATGGCGGCACCCATGAACGCAACTTCCGCGCGACCTATCCGGCCCTGGCGGCCACGCCCGTGGGCGCCGTCGCCAATGCCCCCGCCGCCCCCGGCCGCTTCCCGCTCGTCCTCACCACGGGCGGACAGGGGGCCATGCTCACCACGAACGCCACGCTGGCCGAGTACCTCGCGAGCCACGGCTACGTCGTCGCCACCGTCTTCACGCTCGGGCCGAGCAGCGACGAGCCCTCGCTGGGCCTCTCCCCCGCCGAGGTCGACATCACCGTGCGGGACTTCGAGTTCACCTGGTCCGTGGTGAGGGCCCTGCCCAACGTGGACCCCTCGCGCGTGGCCATGGTCGGCCACAGCCTGGGCGGCAGCGCGGCCCTCCTCTTCGCGATGCGGAACACCAACGTCTCCGCCGTCGTCGGACTGGATGGCACCTACGGCTTCCCCCATCCCCCCGCCGACCCGGGCATCCTCTCGGTGACCCAGGGCTACCACCACGCGCCCCGCAAGCTGCGCGCCGCGCTCCTCGACCTCCGACGCCAGCAGCCCTACATCGACCTGAGCGCGGTCCACTCCTACAAGCACTCCGACCGCTACCTCGTGACGCTGACGCAGATGTTCCACACCAGCTTCACCGAGGGCACCCTCCACCAGCGCTTCTCCCCGGAGTTCCCCGCCAATCCGGAGGGGACGACGCCCCGCTCGAGCGGAGAGGGCTTCACGTGGTCCTGCGCCCTCATCGAGGCCTTCCTCGACCTCCAGCTCCGGGCTGACGCCAGCGGCCTCACCCGGATGAAGGAGGCCGTCGCGCGCAACCCGAGGGCCACCTTCGCCCACGAGCCCGCGCTCCCCGCGAGGCCGCCGCCCGCGGTCGTGCTCGACCAGGTGGAGGCCCGCGGATTGGACGCCGTCATCGCCACCGTCGAGCAGCTCCGGCGCGAGCTCCCCGAAGAGCCCGTCGTCGAGGAGTCCGTCTTCGTCGCGCTGGGATACTCGCTGCTCGGTCAGGGGAAGCCCGCGCGCGCCATCCCCGCATTCCAGCTCGCCGCGCACTTCCATCCCGCCTCGGCGAACGCCTACGACAGCCTCGGGGATGGCTATTCGGCGGCGGACCGGAAGGAGGAGGCTCGCAAGGCCTATGAGCGCGCCATCCAGCTCATCCCGAACGACCCGGCCCTCGCCACCGCCGAGTCGAAGGCCGGGCTCCTCTCCGAGAGCACCCGGAAGCTGAAGGCACTGACGCCTTGA
- a CDS encoding polymorphic toxin type 15 domain-containing protein, producing the protein MRASTTQAVTEPRRTEDRLPANPSAPTGMGALLQRRPMLQTLSEHQARLDNSPRVTSQARMAELLSSRSSLQRREPEPSPHAPVSDAAPIQRMPIPDTGLLRPHESHQEWVSVDVPSDGSCLFHSVFLSSVATQLREELGDSALRGLTPDELADMVQDRASAVLGVARADLRTGLAALQRQQRATVVAHWADHADAFRAPLRGDIRGLLLSYLGRLGALNQNHEDAAIPAVSASEVGVSEDDFDIGVSEDDFDTGTSEDEAMTQVPPRPDLAPSIDEPGSPSPAPPARPPTASERKQALAPITTYLAGLGNPPVEDEETGEQFDALLDAEELGVSELLAPVPGKWTALSKRNRPDDDSPDEDIFKPKPRAEVRPLENALRAPVGRGVRAGGPFDVLLRTLVIEKLAEQLELARQEGNASPPSFTGAEFSDRELESLIPAYREEFSRGSLFAGQAALDALRATQGLNIESHIFSPDGGTHVQGAEDVLPATHVLEGGDHFQVLVGPFARGLFQPNLRPQVWPSFLDVAPAPEDPGFDFTQEHTLSLESDAFDVKELGIGVGADKRMTAYVDDGERREPMTLWLERMMRAEHLGSPALRNLRRILSHRIDGQPLTEELNPLLELSFIAERLLEVGDLGAEGLEAATGLEDAHRLFVHEGRVYTNRLVPLASMLGAVLEGPLSRGKGHAGARLVHDLLTTVTLTQAELEGLQDDELDEDARDAGLRSIADALTHLSGRLGVGSLKQATRTRDMPPLRVRFHVFEPSAKEIAKALKQTRGKQRYDETDTFDLENFKAEVLRQVLIQQERLNEMRMDRWFMNRDLFNLRVHERRGPLLENRSPGYQSALIDELHLRGARYLETLGSRGRIANKKQRLGTVSRDLFAQTSGKDSLERLSARESELHAIRKGRLFDPDLVLEEETEREIREHLLELLERTQETGREDEEGNAQTEDVVRDLVGRSNDQGAWRKAKSAEVVNAIKPMAPRWAGLYPGRPEAPLRGLAVLHSPDQVAGGEREIPRDAQDLTEYIGPSIVNSALGATWGLPVAREGGVLAPLATRLEHKLLGHFPEESWPLWKLNLVLEVLFSKGSHIIPGGKK; encoded by the coding sequence ATGCGAGCGTCCACGACGCAGGCCGTGACGGAGCCTCGGCGGACCGAGGACCGGCTCCCAGCCAACCCGTCCGCGCCGACGGGCATGGGCGCCCTGTTGCAGCGCCGCCCGATGCTGCAGACCCTCTCCGAGCATCAAGCCCGTCTCGACAACAGCCCGCGCGTCACCTCGCAGGCGCGGATGGCGGAGCTGCTCTCCAGCCGCTCCTCGCTCCAGCGTCGCGAACCCGAGCCTTCGCCGCATGCACCCGTGTCGGACGCGGCCCCCATCCAGCGGATGCCCATCCCGGACACGGGGCTGCTGCGCCCACACGAATCCCATCAAGAATGGGTCTCCGTGGACGTGCCGTCGGATGGGAGTTGCCTCTTCCATTCCGTCTTCCTGTCCTCCGTGGCGACCCAGCTCCGAGAGGAGTTGGGGGACTCGGCGCTGCGAGGGCTGACCCCCGACGAGCTGGCGGACATGGTGCAGGACCGCGCCTCGGCGGTGCTCGGCGTGGCGCGCGCCGACCTGCGCACGGGCCTCGCGGCGCTCCAGCGTCAGCAACGGGCAACGGTCGTGGCCCACTGGGCGGACCACGCCGATGCCTTCCGTGCTCCCCTCCGTGGCGACATCCGGGGACTCCTCCTGTCGTACCTCGGCCGCCTCGGCGCCTTGAACCAGAACCACGAGGACGCCGCCATTCCAGCGGTCTCGGCGTCGGAGGTCGGCGTCTCGGAGGACGACTTCGACATCGGTGTCTCGGAGGACGACTTCGACACAGGCACCTCGGAAGACGAGGCCATGACCCAGGTTCCTCCGCGGCCCGACCTCGCCCCGAGCATCGATGAGCCAGGCTCCCCATCGCCCGCTCCCCCGGCGCGCCCCCCCACCGCGTCCGAGCGCAAACAGGCGCTCGCGCCCATCACCACCTACCTCGCGGGACTCGGCAACCCGCCAGTCGAGGATGAGGAGACGGGGGAGCAGTTCGACGCGCTCCTGGACGCGGAGGAACTCGGTGTCTCCGAGCTACTGGCCCCGGTTCCAGGGAAGTGGACCGCCTTGTCCAAGCGCAATCGCCCGGACGATGACTCCCCTGACGAGGACATCTTCAAGCCGAAGCCGCGCGCGGAAGTGAGGCCGCTCGAGAACGCGCTGCGCGCTCCGGTGGGGCGGGGTGTTCGCGCCGGCGGCCCCTTCGACGTCCTGCTACGCACCCTCGTCATCGAGAAGCTGGCCGAGCAACTCGAGCTCGCGCGGCAGGAGGGGAACGCGTCCCCACCGAGCTTCACCGGCGCGGAGTTCTCCGACAGGGAGCTGGAGTCGTTGATTCCCGCCTACCGGGAGGAGTTCAGCCGGGGCTCGCTGTTCGCGGGACAGGCGGCGCTGGATGCCCTGCGCGCCACCCAGGGGCTGAATATCGAGTCCCACATCTTCAGCCCCGATGGCGGCACCCACGTCCAGGGCGCGGAGGACGTGCTCCCGGCGACGCACGTGCTGGAAGGCGGAGACCACTTCCAGGTCCTCGTGGGCCCCTTCGCCCGAGGCCTCTTCCAGCCGAACCTGAGGCCCCAGGTCTGGCCCTCCTTCCTGGACGTGGCGCCCGCGCCCGAGGACCCCGGGTTCGACTTCACGCAAGAGCACACGCTCTCCCTGGAGAGTGATGCCTTCGACGTGAAGGAGCTGGGGATTGGCGTCGGCGCGGACAAGCGGATGACGGCCTACGTCGACGATGGTGAGCGCCGGGAGCCGATGACGCTCTGGCTGGAGCGGATGATGAGGGCCGAGCATCTGGGCTCTCCGGCGTTGAGGAACCTCCGGCGGATCCTCTCCCACCGCATCGACGGGCAACCCCTGACGGAGGAACTCAACCCGCTGCTCGAGTTGAGCTTCATCGCGGAGCGGTTGCTGGAGGTGGGGGACCTGGGCGCGGAGGGACTGGAGGCGGCGACGGGCCTGGAGGACGCCCACCGGCTCTTCGTCCACGAAGGCCGCGTCTACACCAACCGGCTCGTCCCGCTCGCCTCCATGCTCGGAGCGGTGTTGGAGGGGCCCTTGAGCAGGGGGAAGGGCCACGCTGGCGCGCGTCTGGTCCACGACCTGCTCACCACCGTCACGCTGACCCAGGCCGAGCTGGAGGGATTGCAGGACGACGAGCTGGACGAGGACGCGCGCGACGCGGGGCTGCGGTCCATCGCCGACGCGTTGACCCACCTCTCGGGACGGCTCGGCGTGGGCTCCCTGAAGCAGGCCACGCGGACGCGCGACATGCCACCGCTGCGCGTCCGGTTTCACGTCTTCGAGCCCTCGGCGAAGGAGATCGCCAAGGCGCTCAAGCAGACGCGGGGGAAGCAGCGGTACGACGAGACGGACACCTTCGACCTCGAGAACTTCAAGGCGGAGGTGCTCCGGCAGGTGCTCATCCAGCAGGAGCGCCTGAACGAGATGCGGATGGACCGCTGGTTCATGAACCGCGACCTGTTCAACCTGCGCGTCCACGAGCGGCGCGGCCCGCTCCTCGAGAATCGCAGCCCTGGCTATCAGTCCGCGCTCATCGACGAGCTGCACCTGCGCGGCGCGCGTTACCTGGAGACGCTCGGTTCGCGGGGGAGGATCGCCAACAAGAAGCAGCGGCTCGGCACGGTGAGCCGGGACTTGTTCGCGCAGACGTCCGGCAAGGACTCACTGGAGCGGCTCTCCGCGCGGGAGTCGGAGCTGCACGCCATCCGGAAGGGACGGCTCTTCGACCCGGACCTCGTGCTGGAAGAGGAGACGGAGCGGGAGATTCGAGAGCACCTGCTGGAGTTGCTGGAGCGCACCCAGGAGACGGGCCGGGAGGACGAGGAGGGGAATGCCCAGACCGAGGACGTGGTGAGGGACCTGGTGGGCCGCTCCAACGACCAGGGGGCGTGGCGCAAGGCGAAGAGCGCCGAGGTGGTCAACGCCATCAAGCCCATGGCCCCCCGATGGGCCGGGCTCTATCCAGGACGTCCCGAGGCGCCGCTGCGCGGGCTGGCCGTGCTCCACAGCCCGGACCAGGTGGCGGGCGGCGAACGCGAGATTCCTCGCGATGCCCAGGACCTCACCGAGTACATCGGCCCCTCCATCGTCAATTCGGCGCTGGGCGCGACGTGGGGCCTGCCAGTCGCCAGGGAGGGCGGGGTGCTGGCGCCCCTGGCCACCCGTCTGGAGCACAAGCTCCTCGGGCATTTCCCCGAGGAGAGCTGGCCCTTGTGGAAGCTGAACCTCGTGCTCGAGGTCCTCTTCTCCAAGGGGAGTCACATCATCCCTGGCGGGAAGAAGTAG